The Vicinamibacteria bacterium genome segment GACGCGCACACCCGGATACGACGCAAGGGGCGTTTGATCGGAACGGTCGCGATTCTGCGACGCTCGGGTCGAAAATCCGGATTGGGCATCTCGATCACGGTGCAATAGTTGAGGCTCGAGCGGTCGGACATGTAGTCGAAGAGAATGCGCTTCGGCTCGTAACCAGCCTTGAGATGAGCGCTCAGGGCGGAATCCTTCAATTCGCCCCGCTGGACGGCGGAGACATACTCCTCCGGTGTCATTTCACCGGCATAGTCCTGGTAACCGGGAATGCGTCCGTAGGCGACCATGCGTTTGAGGTTATACGTTTTGAGGAGTTTCTTGCGCGCTTTGTAGAGCTGTCCGGCGATCCCTATCCCGCGGAAATCCGGGTGAACGGCGATGTCGGAGCCGTAGAGTGTGTCTCCGTCGGGATCGTGGGTGCTGAAGGTGCCCGAACCGGTGATCTCGTTCCACGTGTACCAGTTCTCGTCGTCTTCGAGCTGGACGATGATGGAAGTGGCGTAGCCGACGATTCGGCCTTTGATCTCGGCGAGGAACTGGCCTTCGGGGAAAGCCGCGAGTTGGAGCTCGTGAAGGCGCTTTCCAAAATGCGACTCCGCCGGATAATCGGGATAGGCCGCTTTGTGACATTCGATGATGCCGGGGATGTCCTGCTTCGTCCAGCGACGAACCTTCACGACCGGCTTCGAGCTCATTCCGGAAGTATATGGCATAGGCGAAGAACGACCATCTGGTTACGATGAAGCTGCCGCCTGAGTTACACTCGCAGCCGAATTGCACGAAGTCCGGTTAGCGCGGAGCCAGGCCTAGTTGACCTTTGCTCCATCGCTCCTGTGGCTTTTGGGGGGAAGTCTCGCCGCTTACGTCGTGGGGCTCTACGCTCTTTGCTTCCGGATCCAGGGGCGAATCCAGACGTCGGAGGACTATCTCGTCGCCGGGCGGAAGCTGACGCTTCCCTTCGCCACCGCAACGATCCTCGCCACCTGGTTTGGCGCCGGTACGGTTCTCACCGCGGCCGACGAAGTGAGGGCGTCGGGACTCAAGGCAGCTGCTCTCGAACCGCTCGGCTCGGGAGTTTGTCTCCTGATCGCTGGATGGTTCATGGCTGGTCCGATATGGAAGATGAAGCTTCTTACGCTCAGCGATCTATTCCGAGCTCGATTCGGACGCCACGCGGAGGTGCTTTCTGCGCTCGTCATGGTACCGAGCTACTTCGGCTGGGTCGCCGCCCAGTTCGTGGCGCTGGCCGGAATGCTACAGCTCTTTTTCGGGATCGACCTTTCTGCAGGCATCCTGATCGTAGCGCTCGTCGGATCCGGTTACACACTGCTGGGCGGAATGTGGTCGGTCACCCTGACCGATGCCCTCCAGATGGCCCTGGTGCTGGCGGGCCTACTCGTGCTCGGGTTCTCCACGCTGACGGGGCTCGGCGAGGGCAGCGCCATCGTCGGTCTGGTCCGCCTCTGGAACGATACACCCCCCGAGCTGAGAAACCCGATCCCCGCGACGACCCTCCGGGATTTCACCGATTGGGTCGCGGTTTTCGCCATCGCCGCACTGGGAAACCTCCCATCCCAGGACATCGTTCAAAGGATCTCGGCATCGAGGACGTCGGCCGTCGCAAGGCGGGCGTGCCTCTGGAGCGGCTGCCTGTACATCTCCTTCGGCATCATTCCCGTGGGTCTGGGTCTAGCGGGACGCATCCTGTTTCCCGAAAGCCTGAACGCCGCGATCCTTCCCGCCCTCGCCCATGGATTCACTCAGCCCTTCGTCGCCGTGACCTTCACGGTGATGCTCGCCTCGGCGGTATTGTCTTCGATCGACAGCGGTATCCTCGCTCCCGCGGCGGTGCTGTCGGAGAACCTCTTCCGCTATGCCAACCGGGGGCGCCTGTCGTCTCTCACGCTGAACCGCATTGCCGTGGCCATCGTGGGAGCGGGGAGCCTCGCCATGGCCTACTCGGGTCAGAGCGCCTACGGATTGCTCGAGGATTCCTACGAGGTCGTCTTCGTGAGCTTGTTCGTTCCCATGGCTTTCGCGGTCTATGGCTGGCGGTGCTCGGGGAAGGCTGCGGTGGCCTCCATGAGCTCGGGGATCCTGATCTGGTTCGTCCACTGGACGGCAGGGTGGCAGTACCTTGCCGAACCGTTCCTCCCCGTTCCCATCCCCGCTTCGCTCAGCGCGACGGTCGCGAGCCTTTTGGCCTACCTCGCTTTCTGCCGAACCGGGCGCGGTTCATCGGGCTAACGGGTAGGAGAGACCCTCGTCTCAGCTCGGTAGGACTCGAGGGACAGATCTCGGTCGAGCATGGTCCACGCGCTCGATCCGAAGGATCCCGCATCCTCGGGAGATCGTTTTGGACGTTCGCCCCGTTGGCCGAGTCCTGCGTGTACGCGCTCGCTGGGAAGATCTCCGCACGCAGAGGAGGGACTGAGCCAGCACTTGATCCTTGTGGATCTATTTCGTCTCGAACGGATCCAACGCGAGAACCGAACCGTACAGGCGTCCCGACTGAAAGTCTTCGGAAAGAATCGTCTCGAGCCCGAAGTGCTCGGCGAAGGCCCACATGTGTGCGTCGAACCAGCTGAGCTGATAGGCCGCTTGACCGCGAAAGGCAAGCCGCAGGAGCGACTCGTTCGGATACAAGACGTCGATCTGAGAAAGCAATTCCTCCGCTTCGCGTCGGGCGTCCTCGAGCGAAAGGAGCGGAGGACCCTCTCTCGTAGCCCGCGTGGTCGCCGCGACGAACTCGACGATCGCCTGATGGGCCACGCGAGCCGTATCGTTC includes the following:
- a CDS encoding PIN domain-containing protein, which produces MAALIDTNVLVYRFDPRFPEKQSRADEILRAGIANDTARVAHQAIVEFVAATTRATREGPPLLSLEDARREAEELLSQIDVLYPNESLLRLAFRGQAAYQLSWFDAHMWAFAEHFGLETILSEDFQSGRLYGSVLALDPFETK
- a CDS encoding sodium:solute symporter family protein — its product is MTFAPSLLWLLGGSLAAYVVGLYALCFRIQGRIQTSEDYLVAGRKLTLPFATATILATWFGAGTVLTAADEVRASGLKAAALEPLGSGVCLLIAGWFMAGPIWKMKLLTLSDLFRARFGRHAEVLSALVMVPSYFGWVAAQFVALAGMLQLFFGIDLSAGILIVALVGSGYTLLGGMWSVTLTDALQMALVLAGLLVLGFSTLTGLGEGSAIVGLVRLWNDTPPELRNPIPATTLRDFTDWVAVFAIAALGNLPSQDIVQRISASRTSAVARRACLWSGCLYISFGIIPVGLGLAGRILFPESLNAAILPALAHGFTQPFVAVTFTVMLASAVLSSIDSGILAPAAVLSENLFRYANRGRLSSLTLNRIAVAIVGAGSLAMAYSGQSAYGLLEDSYEVVFVSLFVPMAFAVYGWRCSGKAAVASMSSGILIWFVHWTAGWQYLAEPFLPVPIPASLSATVASLLAYLAFCRTGRGSSG